The Papaver somniferum cultivar HN1 chromosome 3, ASM357369v1, whole genome shotgun sequence genome includes a region encoding these proteins:
- the LOC113356973 gene encoding uncharacterized protein LOC113356973 yields MASSSGTKKPMGLLANALKRKDSFIQFFAMGGILLLSMRSLGQKYRLHGLQEDNYDLREEHEKLTEKMKNIKRSLLDEAALDSTGVLASRLRLLFGNDDK; encoded by the coding sequence ATGGCGTCTTCCTCGGGTACTAAAAAGCCAATGGGGCTCTTAGCGAATGCCCTGAAACGAAAAGACAGCTTCATCCAGTTCTTTGCAATGGGTGGAATCTTACTTTTGAGCATGAGATCTTTAGGTCAAAAATACCGTCTCCATGGCCTCCAAGAAGATAACTATGATCTTAGGGAGGAGCACGAAAAACTCACTGAGAAAATGAAGAATATTAAGCGTAGTCTTCTTGATGAAGCAGCTCTTGATTCTACTGGTGTACTAGCTTCCCGACTTCGATTACTTTTCGGAAACGATGACAAATGA